The Rana temporaria unplaced genomic scaffold, aRanTem1.1, whole genome shotgun sequence nucleotide sequence CAGGCCGGTGTGGGGCTCGGGAGCAGGCCGGTGTGGGGCTCGGGAACAGGCTGGTGTGGGGCTCGGGAGCAGGCCGGTGTGTGGCTCGGCAGCAGGCTGGGGTGGGGCTCGGGAACAGGCTGGGGTGGGGCTCGGGAGCAGGCTGGTGTGGGGCTCAGTTGCAGGCTGGTGTGGGGCTCAGTTGCAGGCTGGTGTGGGGTTCAGGAACAGGCTGGTGTGGGGTTCAGGAACAGGCTGGTGTGGGGTTCAGGAATAGGCTGGTGTGGGGTTCAGGAACAGGCTGGTGTGGGGCTCAGGAACAGGCTGGTGTGGGGCTCAGAGATCTGCACTGGGTAGTACTTAGTTCAAACAAGACAAGAGTCCACGCCATGGTCTaccaaagagagctttattttattGCTGTTGTACAATGCACATCCTTATGTAACGTAGGAAGGATGGATAGCCTGAGACCCCAGGGTTGTCCTTGTTGTTGAGATTTTTCCTCAATTCTGGTCTGGGAGGACAATACCTTCAATGAGGACCCTGATAGAGGTGGTTGATGTGATGCACTGCAGCAAGATTTCAAACCAGCATTCGATCAGCTCTCGCAGCCAATAACTGCAAGCGCTGTTCAGTTAATTCTGAAGGgggtccctgctgtcagaatacaagtgAGTTAAGGGAGAGATCCCTGCATCAACATTGCTTGCGCCAGCTTGAGAGACAGCAAAGAGCCTGCAGTGGGTGTGCCTCTGGGAATTCTTTCCTGCATTACAAGTCAGGGGTCCCAAATAATCAGATTACTGATGTCAGGGTAGGTGGGCACTGTTCACTACAGCAATACATTGTCAGATAAAGAACAAAACTAGAACATAATAAAAAATTAGGCATCGAAGTAGTACTTCTACTAATGACTTTGATCCAAGATATAGACTAAGCCAAAACACCTAAAACTAAAATATTCCCTTTTAGGTTGACTGACCCTTCCAAACTGCCTAATCTGCAGGGGTGGAACTACTGCCATACCGACCCACGCGggtgctatggggcccgcagctgagcggggcccggtgaggatgagTGGTGGtgcatcctcactgtgctccCTCTATCCTGCACCGCTCTAATCACCAtagatgcattgcatgaatcgatCTATGGTCGTTGTGTGTTAGCAAAGGGAAGGAATTCACTTTTCCAATCAATGAATtcccctctcagccaatcaggttgccgggtctgttactggtcacctgattggctgaaacgtcaggcgctgtgattggacacctgaaaGAGGACAGAAGATGAAatggaggacgtgcaggagaccGCCGTTGACCCGCTGCGAAACAGGTAAGTAccgggcagcatctgatggggcacagtatcagcaattgatgggcacactggcagcatctgatggggcacagtagcggcaaatgatgggcacactggcagcatcagatggggcacagtagcggcaaatgatgggcacactggcaggggggggcattttcagagggggcccatacaacattttgctatggggccctgtgatttctagttacgctcCTGCTAATCTGTATTGCATTATCGTTCTATAGACTAAATAAGATCAGTCCAAGAATTGGTAGACCCAGCACCATAAGATTTTCAGGTGTTGTGCGTTCTCTGGTGGATCATTAGCGTCACTTTCTGCGCAAAACATTTTCCGCAATCTGAACAGGAAAACGGTTTCTCGCCGGTGTGAATTCTCATGTGTTTATCGCGGTTTCCTTTACTCGGGAAGGATTTGCCGCACTCGGAACAAGAAAAAGGCTTCTCGCCGGTGTGGACCTTCTGGTGGGTTTTGAGTTGAGATTTGTGAGTAAAagacttcccgcactcagaacatgaAAATGGCTTTTCCCCGGTGTGGATCCTCTGGTGTGGAATGAGGTCTCGTCTATTTTTGAAGGACTTGCAGCACTCAGAACACGAGTATGGCTTTTCTTCCGAGTGGGTTCGCTGGTGGACAGCCAGGTCATATTTTTTAAGAACATTTTTTGGCATTCCATGCAATGAAAGACCTCCTTACCAGCGTGGTTCCTCTGATGTACGAGGAGGTCATATTTCTTTTCAAATGACTCGCCACACTCTAAACAGGACAGAGAATCGTTATTTTCATGAAGTTTCAAGTGTCGATCAAGACAAAACTTAACTTTGAAGCGTTTGCCACAGTCCGGACAAGGAAATGGGCGCTCGTTGGTGTGGGTTCGCTGGTGATTAATGAGAGCGTGGTTCCCGttgaaacctttcccgcactccgaacaaGAAAATGAGCACTTCATTGTATGAGTCTTCTGATGTGTATTTTGAGTAACAATGCTTATATCTGGAGAATTTTGTGCCATGTCATTATCTTCAGGAAATAAAGTAAGTCCTTTTGAGGTATTCCATCCATTGCTTCCACCTGTTGGAAAATAATATACAGTGCAGCCAAACCACCAATGGTATACTCAGTCAAGAGGTAAATACACAGATTATATTGTTATCAAAAGATAGGGAGATTGACC carries:
- the LOC120924241 gene encoding zinc finger protein 22-like; its protein translation is MCVMGDDLNIKEDEMMVTITKEESSLDISTGGSNGWNTSKGLTLFPEDNDMAQNSPDISIVTQNTHQKTHTMKCSFSCSECGKGFNGNHALINHQRTHTNERPFPCPDCGKRFKVKFCLDRHLKLHENNDSLSCLECGESFEKKYDLLVHQRNHAGKEVFHCMECQKMFLKNMTWLSTSEPTRKKSHTRVLSAASPSKIDETSFHTRGSTPGKSHFHVLSAGSLLLTNLNSKPTRRSTPARSLFLVPSAANPSRVKETAINT